ACACTGTATCCGGTGCCAGGATTTGAGTTAGGCGTTGCAAGTGCCGGTATTAAAAAAGTAGGACGTCGTGACCTTGTGGTAATGCGTTGCGCGCCAGGTTCAACGGTAGCTGGGGTGTTTACCCAAAATGCTTTTTGCGCCGCTCCAGTACTGCTGGCAAAACAACGTATGCAGCAGCCGGTGCAGTATCTAGTGACTAATACTGGAAATGCTAACGCGGCTACTGGTGAGCTAGGGTTAGCTGCCGCTAATGCTGTCTGTCAGGCATTAGCTAGTCAAGTAGGCTGTAGTCTAGAGCAGGTGTTGCCATTTTCTACTGGGGTAATTGGTGAGCCATTACCAGTCGACAAGATAGAGCAGGCTTTGCCCGCGGCGATTGCTGATTTAACAGAAGATAATTGGGCGCTGGCTGCTGAAGGAATTCTTACCACCGATACGTTGCCTAAAGGGGCGAGTCTGCAAGTTGAGCATGAAGGTGTCACCCTAACGGTAACCGGCATCAGTAAAGGTGCTGGCATGATTCGGCCAAACATGGCGACTATGCTGGGTTATATTGCGACTGATGCAAAGATTGCACAGACAATTTTGCAAAATATGTTGCTGGATGCTACTAATCAATCGTTTAACCGCATCACCATTGATGGTGATACCTCAACCAATGACTCCTGTATTTTGGTGGCCACAGGGCAAGCAGCGATGCCTACTCTGGAAAAGGCGGAAGGCGCGCTTTATCATAAATTGCGTGAGGCTATTTTTAGCGTAGCCAAGCAACTAGCGCAAGCTATTGTGCGTGATGGCGAGGGAGCTACCAAGTTTGTAACGGTACAAGTGAATGGCGGTGCTACAGCGCAAGAAAGCTTAGATGTAGCTTATGCAGTGGCACACTCGCCTTTGATCAAAACAGCGCTCTTTGCCTCAGACCCTAACTGGGGCCGGATTGTGGCAGCTATTGGCTATGCAGGCTTAGCTAATTTGGATACCAGTCTTGTGCAGGTGTATTTGGGCGAAGTACAGATCGTGCAAGACGGTGGACGAGCAGCTAGTTATCTAGAGGAGCAAGGAGCGGCGGTAATGCAGCAGGCAGAAATCGACATTCGTATTGAGCTGGGACGTGGGAGTTGTGATGAAACTATCTGGACCACTGACTTATCCCATGAGTATGTACGAATTAACGCTGAATATCGCTCCTAAGCGTGAGGCAAAGCATTGAACTTAAGGGCAGCTGAGCTGCCCTTTTTGTTGGATCACTATAGGTAAAGGCAATGGCAAAGCCAGAAGTACAGGTCGCAGTCGGGGTTATTCGTAATGCGCAGCAGCAAGTGTTGTTAGCACTTAGGCCAAGTAATAAGCATCAGGGTGGATTATGGGAGTTTCCGGGCGGTAAGTTGGATCCAGGCGAGGAGGCGATCGATGCACTCAAGCGTGAGTTGTATGAAGAATTATCGATCACTGTGACGCAATGTGAGCCGCTGATTAATTTGCGCTATCACTATCCAGATTTGACCGTAGTGTTAGCGGTCTGGCAGGTAACAGGCTTTACAGGTGAGGCTGTGGGGGCAGAAGGTCAGCCGATTCGCTGGGTAGAACCTAGCCAGCTACAGGATTATTCGTTTCCAGCGGCTAATCAACCGATTCTACGAGCATTACAATTACCGAGGCAGTATTGGATTACCCCTGA
The sequence above is a segment of the Thiopseudomonas alkaliphila genome. Coding sequences within it:
- the argJ gene encoding bifunctional glutamate N-acetyltransferase/amino-acid acetyltransferase ArgJ, with the protein product MAVGLKPLGTLYPVPGFELGVASAGIKKVGRRDLVVMRCAPGSTVAGVFTQNAFCAAPVLLAKQRMQQPVQYLVTNTGNANAATGELGLAAANAVCQALASQVGCSLEQVLPFSTGVIGEPLPVDKIEQALPAAIADLTEDNWALAAEGILTTDTLPKGASLQVEHEGVTLTVTGISKGAGMIRPNMATMLGYIATDAKIAQTILQNMLLDATNQSFNRITIDGDTSTNDSCILVATGQAAMPTLEKAEGALYHKLREAIFSVAKQLAQAIVRDGEGATKFVTVQVNGGATAQESLDVAYAVAHSPLIKTALFASDPNWGRIVAAIGYAGLANLDTSLVQVYLGEVQIVQDGGRAASYLEEQGAAVMQQAEIDIRIELGRGSCDETIWTTDLSHEYVRINAEYRS